In Actinomadura luteofluorescens, the sequence CACCCGGGCCCGCGACAAGGGCCACGGGTTCCGTCCCGCCCTGCCCGACGAACTCCACTGGCACCGGCTGGGGAAATGGCGGATCCAGATGAAGGACCGTCTGGCGGAGGCCTACTACCGGCATCTGTGGAGTGAGCGGGCTTCCCTGACCAACTTCGCGCTGGACTGGCTGATGCTCGACGGCTACCTGCGCTCCCGCGGAGCGTGCGCCCGCTACGTCTTCGCCTGGGACGTGCTGAGGTTCGACCAGGACGACCAGAGCAGGGCCCTCCTCGCGAGCCTGGACCCCGCCGCCGTCTACGGCGGGACGGCGACGCACTCCCGGACCTCCTTCAACGACGAGATCACCGGCAGGTTCCCCCTCGGTGACATGCAGCACCCCTTGGAGGAGGCCCACGCGGCCTTCGGCGCCTCCATGACCCGCTGGCTCCGCACCCAGGGCATCGACACCACGCCCAACCGCTGCTGATCACGGCCGCCCCCGACCGCCGGCCTGGCCACCGGGGCATGCGCGGGCACGAGGGCCGCATCGGCCGCCTGCAAGCGCGTGCCGGGGCACGGGTCAGGGCCACAGGCCGGTGGCGTCGACGGCGGCGGCGGGGTCGGCGGCGTGGACGATGCCGCCGACGGGGCGCCCGTCCTCGTCGTGGACGCGCCAGCCGCCGAGCTGGACGACGGGGATGCGCCCGGCGCGCATGGCCAGGGCGATCTCCGACAGCGTCCCCCAGGACCCGCCGACGGCGATGACGGCGTCGGCGGTGTTGACGATGACGTTGTTGCGGGCCTGGCCGAGGCCGGTGGGGACGGCGACGGTGAGGTCGGGTCCGGCGGCGGCGCGGTCGGCGGCGGGCAGGATCCCGACCACGAGGCCGCCGGCGGTCCGGGCTCCCGCGGCCGCGGCGGCCATCACCCCGCCGTGCCCGCCGCACACGACCACGGCGCCGCGGCCGGCGAGGATGCGGCCGGTCTCGTAGGCGTGGTCCCACTGCCGCTCGGTGCACTCGCCCGGCCCGCACACCGCCACCTGCACGGCCATCGCGGCGCTACCCGGCACCGTGCCGGGCGGCGATCTGGTCGATCACCGCGGCGAGGGCGAAGTCCTTGCCGGTGAGGCCGCCGGCGCTGTGGGTGGACAGGGCGAAGGTCAGGGTGCGCCAGCGGATGTCGATGTCGGGGTGGTGGTCGGCGTCCTCGGCGGCGCGGGCGACGTCGGCGACCACCTCGATCCCGGCCGGGAACGAGGGCGCGGTGACCTGCCTGCGGATCTGGTCGCCGTCCCGGCTCCAGGCGGGCAGGCCGCGCAGGCGGTCGGCGACTTCGGCGGCGTCGAGCGTGTCGGCCATCGGGTCACTCCCTGTTCGCTGATGCCGTTCTCCTGTCTCCCTTCCCGCTGCGGGACGCCCGGTCACCCCGCGCCGGGGGTCAGGTCGTACAGGACGGTGCCGCCGACCCTGGCGGGGGTGTAGTTCGCGGCGACCCAGGCGCTGATCCGCTGGGCGGCGTCGCTGCCGGTGCCGGTGCCGCGCGTCCGGGCGCCTGCCTGGCCGCGGTCTCCGCCGACGAAGTAGTGGATCCTGCCTTGGCGGGCGAGGCGCTGGAACTCGGCGAGGGTGGGGGCGGGGTCGGTGCCGTTGAACCCGCCGACGGCCATCACGGGCCTGCCGGTGGCGAGCTGGTAGCCGGCGGCGGTATTGGAGCCGACGGCGGCGGCGACCCAGGTGTAGGAGGCGGCGCCGGCGTTGAGGGCGGAGGTGACGGCGGCGTCCGGGGTCCCGGCGTTCAGGAGCCCGCCCGGTCCCCCGCCCGGTCCCCCGCCCGGTCCTGCCGCGCCGGGGCGGCCGGTGCGGGGGCCCGCGGGCATGCGCCCGGTGGTTCCGGGGCCCTGGGGCGGGGGCCCGCCGGGGCCGCGGGCCCAGCCGCCGGGTCCGGCGCGTCCGGGGCGCCCGCCCCGGGCGCCGCGTCCTGGGCCGAACCCGGTGGAGGTGGCGGGGCCGGCGGTGACGATGGCGCCGGTGTGCGGGGTGCGGACGGTTTCGGCGGCGTAGGCGGCGGGTCCGGCGAGGCCGGCCAGGACCGCCAGTGCGGCGGCCGCGGTCAGGACGGGCCCGCGCAGCAGCCGCACGGCCGCCAGCCCGGCGGCGGCGAGCAGGCCCGCGGCGGCGACGGCGGGCGCGAGCCAGGGGTGCCAGTCCGGTGACCGGTCCAGCAGGACGTAGGCCCACAGGGCGGTGAGGGCGACGGTCGCCGACAGGACCGCGGCGGCCCCTGGGGTGCGGCGGCGTTCCCACAGCAGCGCGGCGCCCATGCCGGTGAGCGCGGCGATCGCGGGGGCGAGCGCGACGGTGTAGTACTCGTGGAAGATGCCCTGCATCCAGCTGAAGACCGCGGCGGTGAGCAGGAGCCATCCGCCCCACAGCGCCAGCGCGGCGCGGGCGGGGTCGGTGCGGGGCGCGCGTCGCGTCGCCCACAGCCCGGCGGCGAGCAGGAGCAGCGCGGCGGGCAGCAGCCAGGAGATCTGGCCGCCGATGACGGGCCCGAACATGCGGCCCCATCCGGCGTCCTGGTCGAGGTTGCCGAGCCCGCCGGTCTCCTCGCCGTTGAGGCGTCCGAGGCCGTTGTAGCCGAGGGCAAGTTCCAGGACGGAGTCGTGCTGCGACCCGCCGATGTAGGGGCGGGCGGAGGCGGGCACCAGCGCGACGGCCACGACCCACCACCCGGCCGAGGCCAGCAGCACTCCCCCGGCGGCGGCCAGCTGCCACAGCCGCCGCCGCAGGGGCGCGGGCGCGGCGAGCAGGTAGACCAGCGCGAACACCGGGACGACCAGGAACGCCTGGAGCATCTTGGCCAGGAACCCGGTCCCGGTGAGCGCGGCGGCGAGCAGCAGCCAGCGGGTGCTCGCGCTCTCCTGGGCGCGCAGCGCCGCGTAGGCGCCGAGGGTCAGCAGCAGCACCAGCAGCGCGTCGGGGTTGTTGAAACGGAACATCAGCGCGGCCACCGGCGTCACCGCGAGCGCGGCGCCGGCGAGCAGCGCCGCCCAGGCGGGGAAGCGGCGCCGGACGGCCGCGTGCAGGGCCGCGACGGTCGCCACGCCCATGAGCGCCTGCGGGACGAGGATGCTCCAGGTGTTGACGCCGAACACGCGGGCGGTCAGGGCCATCGGCCACAGCGCGGCGGGCGGCTTGTCGACGGTGATGGCGCCGGCGGCGTCGGAGGAGCCGAAGAAGAACGCCTTCCAGCTGGTGGCGCCGGCCTGGACGGCGGCGGAGTAGAACGCGTTGGCCCATCCGGACGCGCCGAGTCCCCAGAGGTAGGCGACGCCGGTGGCGGTGAGCAGGGCCAGCAGCGCGGGCCGGGCCCAGGCGGGGTCGGCGGCGGGGCCGCGCAGCAGCCGCCGCGGGAGGCCGCCCCGCCCGCGCGGGGTGCGGGGCGCGGGCGGGGCGGCCGGGATCGTGGTGGTCATCGTCGTCTTCCCTGTTCAGCCGAGCTTGTACAGCCGGGCGCCGGTCGAGCCGCCGGCGGTGCCGCCGTAGGCGGTCGCGTCGACGGGGGTGGCGTTCTTCTGGACCCAGGCGGTGACGGCGGTGTCGCCGCCGCCGGGGCCCATGCGGCCGCCGAGCAGGATGAAGCGGAGCTCGCCGTCCTTGACGTACTGCTGGAGCTTGGCGACGGTCATGGCGGGGTCGCTGCCGGTGAAGCCGCCCATGGCGATGGCGGGGCGCCCGGTCCGAAGGATGATCGAGGAGGCCTCCTGGGCGCTGGAGACGGCGACGAGCCAGGTGGCGCCGCCCTGGTTCCTCTCCAGGTAGGCGAGCATCCGGGTGTCGACGCCGCCGCCGGGCCCGCCGCCGAAGCCGCCGCGTCCGCCGGTTCCGCCGGGGCGCTGCCCGCGCCCGTCGGCGGCCCGTCCGTTGGCGGCCTGTCCGTCGGGTCCCTGCCCGTTCTGGCCGCCGGCCTGCCACGGGGGCGTCTGCCCGCCGGGCGGCCTGCCGCCGGGCATGGCGGGGGGCGCGCCGCCGCCGGGGAAGGCCCCGGACCGGCCGGGTCCGGCTCCGGGCCCGCCGCCGAGGCCGCCGCCGGAGGCGGGTCCGGCCAGGGGGTTGGTGCCGTTGGAGGTGGTGGAGGCGGCCGCGACGGCGTAGGCGCCCGGGCCCGCCAGGCCCGCGGCCGCGGCGAGGGCGAGACCGGCGACGGTGGCGCGGGTCCCGGCGCGGCCGGAGACCCGTCCGGCGATCAGGGCGGCGACGGCCAGGGCGGTGGCGGCGGCGACGGCCCACCGCAGCCACGGGTTCCAGGACGGGGTGCGGTCCAGCAGGACGAACGCCCACGCGCCGGTGACGGCGACGCCCGAGGGCAGGACCCACGCCCAGGCCCGCGACGTGCGGTGGGCGCGGGCCAGCAGGACGGCTCCGGCGCCGGTGAGCGCGGCGATCGCGGGGGCCATGGCGGTGGAGTAGTAGGGGTGGAAGGTGCCCTGCGCGAAGCTGAACACGACGTAGTGGACGGCGAGCCATCCGCCCCACAGCAGCAGCGCGGCGCGGGCGGGGTCGGTGCGGGGGCGGCGGCGCAGCAGGACCAGGCCGGCGGCCAGGGCGAGGACGGCGAAGGGGATGAGCCAGGAGATCTGGCCGCCGAGGATGTCGTTGAACAGCCGCCCGGCGCCGGACTGGCCGCCGAAGCCGCCGCCTCCTCCGGGGCCGCCGCGACCGCCCGGGCCGCCGCCCTGGCCGAGGATGCGGCCGAGGCCGTTGTAGCCGATGACCAGGTCCCACGCGGTGCCGTCGGTGCTGCCGCCGATGTAGGGGCGGGAGCGGGCGGGGACGGCGTCGACCAGCAGCGTCCACCACAGCGAGGACGCGGCCAGGACGGCGCCGGTGGCGAGCAGGTGCGCGACGCGGCGCGCCGGGCGGGGCCGGGCGGCGACCAGGTAGGCCAGGGCCAGTGCGGGGACGACCAGGAACGCCTGCAGCATCTTGGTGTTGAAGCCGCATCCGACGAGGAACGCGGCGAGCAGCAGGGGCCGCAGCCGTCCGGTGTCGACGGCGCGCTGGCAGGCCCAGGCGGCGGCGACCAGGAACAGCACCAGGAGGGTGTCGGGGTTGTTGTCGCGGTTGATCGCGACGGTGATCGGGGTGAGGGCCAGGACGGCGGCGGCGGTGAGCGCGGCGGCGTGGCCGAACGCGCGGCGGACCGTGGTGTACAGGACGGCGACGGCGGCGACGCCGGCGGCGACCTGCGGGAGCAGCAGGCTCCAGGTCCCGAATCCGAGGACGCGGGCGGTGAGTCCCATGGCCCACAGGGCCATGGGGGGTTTGTCGACGGTGATGTAGGAGCCGGCGTCCAGGGAGCCGAAGAAGAACGCCTTCCAGCTCTGGGTGCCGCTCTTGACGGCGGCGGAGTAGTAGGAGTTGGCGTCGCCCGCGGCCGTCAGGCCCCACGCGTACAGGGCGGTGGCGGCGATGAGGACGGCCCACAGGGCGGGCCGCGCCCAGCGGGGGTCGCCGCCGGGGCCGAGGAGGAGGCGGCGGGCGCGGCTGCGGGGCGCGGTGTGCCCGGCGGCGGGCGGCGGGGTGAGGGTGGAGGTCATGCCGTGGTCCCCCCGGTGTTGTCGTGGGCGGGCGCGGCGACGGTCCCCGCGGCGGGTGCGGCGGGTGCGGTGGGGTGGTGGCCGAGGCGGCGGGGGTGGAAGATCCAGGCGCGCATGAGCAGGAAACGCGCGAGGGTGGCCAGGGCGTTGGCGGTGACGAGCGCGGCGACCTCGACGGCGCGTCCGGCGCCGGGCGCGGCGGCGTGCAGCAGGGCCAGGCCGCCGGTGGACAGGGCCAGGCCGAGCAGGAACGCGGCGCCGCCCTCGAGTTGCTGGCGCAGCGCGCGGCGGTGGCCGGTGACGCCGAAGGTGAAGCGGCGGTTGGCGGCGGTGTTGCCGACGGTGGTGATCACCAGGGAGAGCGCGTTGGCCCACAGCGGCCCGAGGAACAGGCGCAGCAGGACGAACAGGATCAGCTGGGCGAGGGTGCTGAGGACGCCGATGGCGGCGAAGGCGGGCAGCTGGCGGGCCATGCCGGCGGGGAGCGCGTCGGTGGCCCGGCCCGCGGCGGGGCCGGGGCGGCCGCCGACGGGGGCGCGGAACGCGCCGGTGAGCATGCGGTGGGCGACGCGGGCCATGCCGCGCAGGTCGTCGCGGGCGGTGCGCAGGACGTCGACGCGGCTGTCGGGGTCGTCGACCCAGTCGACGGGGACCTCGTGGATGCGCAGCCCGTTGCGTTCGGCGAGCAGCAGCAGCTCGGTGTCGAAGAACCATTCCTCGTCCTCGACCGAGGGCAGCAGCGCCTGCACGATCTCGGTGCGGGCGGCCTTGAAGCCGCACTGGGCGTCGGTGAAGCGGGCGGCCAGTGCGGTGCGCAGCAGCAGGTTGTAGCAGCGGGAGATGATCTCGCGGCGGGGGCCGCGCACGACGGCGGAGCCGCGGGTCAGGCGTGAGCCGATGGCCAGGTCGCTGTGCCCGGAGATGAGGGGGGCGACCAGCGGCAGGAACGCGTCCAGGTCGGTGGACAGGTCGACGTCCATGTAGGCGACGACGTCGGCGTCGCTGGTCCCCCACACGTGGCGCAGCGCCCGGCCCCGGCCCTTGTCGCGCAGCCGGACGGCGCGGACGCGGGGGTGGCGGGCGGCCAGGTCGCGGGCGATGGGCCAGGTGGCGTCGGTGCTGGCGTTGTCGGCGACGGTGATGCGGAACGGGTAGGGGAGGGTGTCGGCGAGGTAGGCGTGCAGGCGTTCGACGCTGGCGGCCAGGACGCGTTCCTCGTTGTGGACGGGGACGACCACCTCGACGAGCCGTCCCCGTCCGCCGTGCTCGTGCGGCGGCGGGGGCGGCGCGGCGGGCGTGCCCGGTTCGGTGATGAGGTGACTCATGGGACCGAGGTTCGGGGGCCGGTGTGGGAGGGCGGTGAGGCGTGTCTTAACGCCGCATGAGAAACGCGCCGGGCCCTGCCCGGGGGTGGTTCAGTCGCCGGGGGCGGGGGTGCCGGGCAGGTGGACGCGGGCGAGGGTGCCGCCGCCGGGCGCGGGTTCCAGGGCGACGCTTCCGCCGTATTCGGCGACGACGCGCGCGACGATGGACAGCCCGAGCCCGGAGCCGGGCAGGCTGCGGGCCGACGGGGAGCGCCAGAACCGTTCGAACACGTGGGGAAGGTCGGCGGCGGGGATGCCGGGGCCGTGGTCGCGGACGGTGAGTTCGCCGTCGTGCAGGCCCGCGGTGACGGTGCCGCCGGGCGGGCTGAACTTCACGGCGTTGTCGAGGAGGTTGACGATGGCGCGTTCCAGGGAGGCGGGGTCGCCGTGGACGTGCCAGGGCCGGGCGTCGCAGGTGATGGTGAGGCCGGGGCCGCGCAGCCGGGCGCGTTCGACGGCGCGGTCCAGGACCTCGTGCAGGGCGACGGTCTCGCGGACGGGTTCGGTGTCGGCGGGGCGGGCCAGTTCCAGCAGGTCGCCGACGAGGCTGGACAGTTCCCGCATCTGGGCGCGGACGCTGGCGAGCAGGTTGCGGCGGGTGCCGGCGGGCAGGTCGCGGCCGGCGGCCTCGGCGCGCAGCAGCAGGTCGATGTTGGTGCGCAGGCTGGTGAGGGGGGTGCGCAGCTCGTGCCCGGCGTCGGCGATGAGCTGCTGCTGGCGTTCGCGGGAGGCGGCCAGGGCGGCGGTCATGGTGTTGAAGGAGCGGCTGAGGCGGGCGATCTCGTCGGTGCCCTCCTCGGGGATGCGGGTGTCCAGGTCCTCGGTGCGGGCGATGTGCTCGACGGCGCCGGTGAGCTCGTCCACGGGACGCAGCGACGCGCGGGCGATCATGAGGCCGGCGGCGGCGGACACCAGGACGCCGAGGGCGGTGACGGCGGTGAGCAGCAGCGCCAGGTTGTCCAGGGGGCCCTGGACCTCGTCGAGGGAGATGGCGTAGGACACGGCGGCGGGGGTGCCGTCGGGCAGCCGGAACGAGCGGGTGAGGACGCGGACGCCGTCCTCGGTCCCGGAGGCGGTGACGCCGGTGCCGTCGTGGTAGGCGTGGTCGCGTTCGCCGCGGGCGACCCGGACGTCCTGCACGGTGACCTGCAGCGCGCCGGCGCCGGGGACGGTGCAGCGCCGCCCGTCGGCGCGGACCAGCTGCATGATCTCGTAGGGGCCGGGCGGCGGGTTCTGGGAGCCGGTGCCGGTGGGCTCGGAGGAGCAGGCGGCCAGGATCGCCTCGGGGCGGCGCGGCAGGCGGGGGCCGCGGAAGGGGGGCTGCCCCTCGCGGTGGACGTCGTCGCGGGCGGCGGGCGGGCCGCCCGACACCGCGCCGAGGCGGCGGTCCAGCTCGCGGTACAGCTGGTTGCGGGTCAGCAGCCAGCCGGCGCTGGCGCAGGCGGCGACGGCGAGCGCGACGGCCGCGGCGGTGAGCAGCGCCATGCGGGCGCGCAGCGTGAGCCGCCGGGTGAGGCGCCGCGCGACCGGGGCGCGGGTGCTCACGGGGACGCCGCCGGGCGCAGCACGTACCCGACGCCGCGGACGGTGTGCACCAGCCGCGGCAGGCCGCCCGCCTCGGTCTTGCGCCGCAGGTACATCACGTACACGTCCAGGGAGTTGGAGGCGGGTTCGAAGTCGAATCCCCAGACGGTCTCGAGGATCTGCTCGCGGGTGAGGACCTGGCGGGGGTGGGTGAGGAACATCTCCAGCAGCATGTACTCGGTGCGGGTCAGTTCCAGGGGGCGCCCGGCGCGGGCGACCTCGCGGGTGAGGGTGTTCATGCGCAGGTCGTCGAAGGCCAGGACGTCGCCGGGGGCCGCGGCGGCGGGGGCGGTCATGGCGGCGCGGCGCAGCAGGGCGCGGACGCGGGCGAGCAGTTCGTCGAGGTCGAAGGGTTTGGCGAGGTAGTCGTCGGCGCCGGCGTCCAGTCCGGTGACGCGGTCGCCGACCATGTCGCGGGCGGTGAGCATGAGCACGGGCATGGTGGCGCCGAGGGCGCGCAGCCGCCGGCAGGTGGTCAGTCCGTCCATGCGGGGCATGAGCACGTCCAGCACGACCAGGTCGGGGTTCTGGCGTTCGACCTGGTCGAGGGCGGCGACGCCGTCGGCGGCGCCGGCGACCCGGTAGCCCTCGAATTCCAGGCTGCTGGTCAGCGACTCGCGGACGGCGGGTTCGTCGTCGACCACGAGGATCCGCGGGGGCGGTGCGTCCTGCGCGCCGGGTTCCATGTACTCACGGTAAACAGCGCCGGTGGGCGCCCCGGCCACCGGCGGGCGTTTCTCATGGTTCTTTCAGGAACTTCTGAGGGGCGGTTCAGTGATCGCGGCCGGGGGGCGTGCCGGTGTCGGCGGTGTCGGCGGTGGCGTCGGCCCACGCGTCGCCACCGGCGGCGGCCGTTTCGACGGTTTCGGTGGTCTCGATCGTGGCGTCGATGACGACGGTGGCGGGCCGGCCGGGCGGTGCGGGGCGGGTGGCGGTGGTCCAGGTGGTCCTGGCGACGTCGACGACGACGTCGCGGGACACCTCGACGATGATGCCGCGCAGGGTGTCGCGCAGGGCGAGCTTGAGGGCGTCGCGGAGCAGTTCGCGCAGGACGGCCTCGACGGCGGCGGTGGCGGCGCGGGCGGCCAGGTCGCGGGCGGTGCGGGCCAGGGCGCTGCCGGCGGCGGCGGTGAGCAGCCCGGCGGCGGTGCGCGCGGCGCCGCGCACGGCGGGGTCGCGGCCGGCGCGGGCGGCCAGGTCGGCCAGCGGCGCGAGCTCGGCGGCGGCGCCGGTGCTCTCGGCGGCGCCGCGGGCGGTGTCGCGCAGGGCGGCGGCCAGGTCGCGGGCGGCCTGCTCGGCGGTCTGGCGGACGACGCGGCCGACGACGTCGCGGCCGGCGGCCATGAGGGCGTCCACGGCGGCGTCGGCGACGGTGTCGACGGCGGCGTCCACGACCATGCGGGTGGCGGCCTGCACGACGGGGGCCGAGGCGGTGCGGCCGGCGACGTCCAGGGCGGTGGCGGCGCGGGCGAGGGGGCTCTGGGCGGCCAGGCGGCGCGCGGCGGCGGCCATGGGGTGGCGGGCGGCCTGCTCGGCGAGGGTCATCGCGGCGGTGGCGGCCTCCAGCGCGCCGGCGGTGGCGGGGTTGGCCGCGGCGGCGGCGCGGGCCTCGGTGACGGCGCGTTCGGCGGCGCCGCGGGCGGCCTTGACGGCGGCGTCCCGCGCGGCCTGCTCGGCGGCCCGCATCACCGGCGTCCCCGCCACCTGCGCCAGGATGCGGTCGGCGGCGAGCGCCGCCGCGCCGCGGGCGGCGTCGCGGACCGGCTCGCTCGCGGCGGCGGCCCGCGCGGCGGCCGGTGCCAGGCCGTCCCAGATCTCCTGCACCCGCCGGGCGGCGGCCCGGTCGGCGCGGTCGAGCCCGGCCGGCCGGTCGCCGCTGTCGCCCCCGTTGTCAGCCTCGTCGTGGGCCTCGTTGTCGGCCATGTGGTCGTCCACGGTCACGCCCCCTCATCGCGATCCCGCCCCAAATCACCATAACTGCCGAACAGTGCCGCCAGTTCCGGGTGCCGCGGTCAGCGGCCGCAGGACGGGCATGGGGTGCGGGTGCGGCGGGCGTAGGCGCGGGCGGCGGCGGCCATGCCGGCGCCCCAGGCGAAGTAGGCGGGGACGGCGACCCAGAAGAACGCCTCGGGCAGGTCGAGGCCGCCTTCGGGCGGGAACGGGTCGCGGCCGTGCAGCCGCTCCCAGAACATCTGCAGCAGCATCAGCCCGAAGTAGACGACCAGCCCGCCGGAGATCGCGGCGCCGGGCCACAGCACCAGCCGCCGCGGGACACCGCGCCCGGCCAGCCCGGGCACCCAGCGCGGCCAGGTCCGCCCGAAGGGGTGGACGAGGGCGAGGGGCAGCAGGCAGCCGCCGAGCACGAACCCGGCCTCGAACAGCATCACCGAGGCGCCGCCCGACAGCGGCGACTCGGCGAACCCGACGACGGCCTGGGCGACGATGCGGATGAGGCAACCGGCGACGGCGAGGTAGGCGGCCCCGTAGGCCCAGGCGGGCGTGCGGGGCAGGGCGCCGGGCGCGGCCGCGGCGCGCCCGCACGCGGCGCAGGCCGGCCCGGTGCGGGTGCGGGCGGTGTAGGCGCGCGCGGACAGCGCCGTCATGATCCCGGCGGCGACGACCGCGGCCCGCGACAGCGCCCCGAGCGGGTAGAACCCCAGGCCGAGGCCGGGCAGGACCGCGCCGACCACGTCCAGCAGGAGCATCGCACCGGAGGCGGCCAGGCACGCCGCGACGGTCCAGGCCGCGCCCGCCAGGGCCAGCCGCGGCGCGCGGGCGAGGCGG encodes:
- a CDS encoding DUF6071 family protein, whose translation is MTSRPVRLLVANGCSYTRGAELGRAEDAWPALVADALGIPWVNLGCDGGSNRRVVRTTVGNLDRLAAEHHVRVEDVLVICMWTGLSRHECFTRARDKGHGFRPALPDELHWHRLGKWRIQMKDRLAEAYYRHLWSERASLTNFALDWLMLDGYLRSRGACARYVFAWDVLRFDQDDQSRALLASLDPAAVYGGTATHSRTSFNDEITGRFPLGDMQHPLEEAHAAFGASMTRWLRTQGIDTTPNRC
- a CDS encoding TIGR00725 family protein — protein: MAVQVAVCGPGECTERQWDHAYETGRILAGRGAVVVCGGHGGVMAAAAAGARTAGGLVVGILPAADRAAAGPDLTVAVPTGLGQARNNVIVNTADAVIAVGGSWGTLSEIALAMRAGRIPVVQLGGWRVHDEDGRPVGGIVHAADPAAAVDATGLWP
- a CDS encoding 4a-hydroxytetrahydrobiopterin dehydratase, whose product is MADTLDAAEVADRLRGLPAWSRDGDQIRRQVTAPSFPAGIEVVADVARAAEDADHHPDIDIRWRTLTFALSTHSAGGLTGKDFALAAVIDQIAARHGAG
- a CDS encoding ArnT family glycosyltransferase; the encoded protein is MTTTIPAAPPAPRTPRGRGGLPRRLLRGPAADPAWARPALLALLTATGVAYLWGLGASGWANAFYSAAVQAGATSWKAFFFGSSDAAGAITVDKPPAALWPMALTARVFGVNTWSILVPQALMGVATVAALHAAVRRRFPAWAALLAGAALAVTPVAALMFRFNNPDALLVLLLTLGAYAALRAQESASTRWLLLAAALTGTGFLAKMLQAFLVVPVFALVYLLAAPAPLRRRLWQLAAAGGVLLASAGWWVVAVALVPASARPYIGGSQHDSVLELALGYNGLGRLNGEETGGLGNLDQDAGWGRMFGPVIGGQISWLLPAALLLLAAGLWATRRAPRTDPARAALALWGGWLLLTAAVFSWMQGIFHEYYTVALAPAIAALTGMGAALLWERRRTPGAAAVLSATVALTALWAYVLLDRSPDWHPWLAPAVAAAGLLAAAGLAAVRLLRGPVLTAAAALAVLAGLAGPAAYAAETVRTPHTGAIVTAGPATSTGFGPGRGARGGRPGRAGPGGWARGPGGPPPQGPGTTGRMPAGPRTGRPGAAGPGGGPGGGPGGLLNAGTPDAAVTSALNAGAASYTWVAAAVGSNTAAGYQLATGRPVMAVGGFNGTDPAPTLAEFQRLARQGRIHYFVGGDRGQAGARTRGTGTGSDAAQRISAWVAANYTPARVGGTVLYDLTPGAG
- a CDS encoding glycosyltransferase family 39 protein; the protein is MTSTLTPPPAAGHTAPRSRARRLLLGPGGDPRWARPALWAVLIAATALYAWGLTAAGDANSYYSAAVKSGTQSWKAFFFGSLDAGSYITVDKPPMALWAMGLTARVLGFGTWSLLLPQVAAGVAAVAVLYTTVRRAFGHAAALTAAAVLALTPITVAINRDNNPDTLLVLFLVAAAWACQRAVDTGRLRPLLLAAFLVGCGFNTKMLQAFLVVPALALAYLVAARPRPARRVAHLLATGAVLAASSLWWTLLVDAVPARSRPYIGGSTDGTAWDLVIGYNGLGRILGQGGGPGGRGGPGGGGGFGGQSGAGRLFNDILGGQISWLIPFAVLALAAGLVLLRRRPRTDPARAALLLWGGWLAVHYVVFSFAQGTFHPYYSTAMAPAIAALTGAGAVLLARAHRTSRAWAWVLPSGVAVTGAWAFVLLDRTPSWNPWLRWAVAAATALAVAALIAGRVSGRAGTRATVAGLALAAAAGLAGPGAYAVAAASTTSNGTNPLAGPASGGGLGGGPGAGPGRSGAFPGGGAPPAMPGGRPPGGQTPPWQAGGQNGQGPDGQAANGRAADGRGQRPGGTGGRGGFGGGPGGGVDTRMLAYLERNQGGATWLVAVSSAQEASSIILRTGRPAIAMGGFTGSDPAMTVAKLQQYVKDGELRFILLGGRMGPGGGDTAVTAWVQKNATPVDATAYGGTAGGSTGARLYKLG
- a CDS encoding bifunctional glycosyltransferase family 2/GtrA family protein, coding for MSHLITEPGTPAAPPPPPHEHGGRGRLVEVVVPVHNEERVLAASVERLHAYLADTLPYPFRITVADNASTDATWPIARDLAARHPRVRAVRLRDKGRGRALRHVWGTSDADVVAYMDVDLSTDLDAFLPLVAPLISGHSDLAIGSRLTRGSAVVRGPRREIISRCYNLLLRTALAARFTDAQCGFKAARTEIVQALLPSVEDEEWFFDTELLLLAERNGLRIHEVPVDWVDDPDSRVDVLRTARDDLRGMARVAHRMLTGAFRAPVGGRPGPAAGRATDALPAGMARQLPAFAAIGVLSTLAQLILFVLLRLFLGPLWANALSLVITTVGNTAANRRFTFGVTGHRRALRQQLEGGAAFLLGLALSTGGLALLHAAAPGAGRAVEVAALVTANALATLARFLLMRAWIFHPRRLGHHPTAPAAPAAGTVAAPAHDNTGGTTA
- a CDS encoding HAMP domain-containing sensor histidine kinase, producing MSTRAPVARRLTRRLTLRARMALLTAAAVALAVAACASAGWLLTRNQLYRELDRRLGAVSGGPPAARDDVHREGQPPFRGPRLPRRPEAILAACSSEPTGTGSQNPPPGPYEIMQLVRADGRRCTVPGAGALQVTVQDVRVARGERDHAYHDGTGVTASGTEDGVRVLTRSFRLPDGTPAAVSYAISLDEVQGPLDNLALLLTAVTALGVLVSAAAGLMIARASLRPVDELTGAVEHIARTEDLDTRIPEEGTDEIARLSRSFNTMTAALAASRERQQQLIADAGHELRTPLTSLRTNIDLLLRAEAAGRDLPAGTRRNLLASVRAQMRELSSLVGDLLELARPADTEPVRETVALHEVLDRAVERARLRGPGLTITCDARPWHVHGDPASLERAIVNLLDNAVKFSPPGGTVTAGLHDGELTVRDHGPGIPAADLPHVFERFWRSPSARSLPGSGLGLSIVARVVAEYGGSVALEPAPGGGTLARVHLPGTPAPGD
- a CDS encoding response regulator transcription factor, which gives rise to MEPGAQDAPPPRILVVDDEPAVRESLTSSLEFEGYRVAGAADGVAALDQVERQNPDLVVLDVLMPRMDGLTTCRRLRALGATMPVLMLTARDMVGDRVTGLDAGADDYLAKPFDLDELLARVRALLRRAAMTAPAAAAPGDVLAFDDLRMNTLTREVARAGRPLELTRTEYMLLEMFLTHPRQVLTREQILETVWGFDFEPASNSLDVYVMYLRRKTEAGGLPRLVHTVRGVGYVLRPAASP